In the genome of Capra hircus breed San Clemente chromosome 5, ASM170441v1, whole genome shotgun sequence, one region contains:
- the LOC102172606 gene encoding apolipoprotein L3 isoform X1, whose protein sequence is MSSEDRRGSSDSEDIFEDIIQYLQDTMSREQLELLLTEKEAWESFVAEADLSREEADALHRYLLELKTDLAKEDQDGPQQDQLDRKKFLEEFPRVKRELEESIAKLRELADKIDEVHRNCTIANVVANSAGAVSGVLTVLGLALAPMTAGISLGLSATGLGLGAAAAVTSVSTSIVEHISTSSAETEASRLVPVDTSKEEAFAEVLCKRTTQIVSSTNNFIQALKGIGKNVRAIKLAKVNPRLASHAKRFMTAGQVSARTGKQVQRAFGGTALAMTKSARIMGAATAGVALLFDVAFLVKEAKHLHEGAKTESAERMRQLAAELEKKLEELVRTYESL, encoded by the exons ATGAGCTCAGAAGACCGTAGGGGAAGCTCAG acaGTGAAGACATTTTTGAGGATATCATTCAGTATTTGCAGGACACAATGAGCAGAGAACAGCTGGAACTCCTGCTCACTGAAAAGGAGGCCTGGGAGAGTTTTGTGGCTGAGGCTGATTTGTCCAG GGAAGAGGCAGACGCACTACACAGATATCTGCTGGAGCTGAAAACAGACTTGGCAAAGGAGGACCAAGACGGGCCACAACAAGACCAGCTGGACAGGAAGAAGTTTTTGGAGGAATTTCCTCGGGTGAAACGGgagctggaggagagcatagcaaagCTCCGTGAGCTGGCAGACAAGATCGACGAGGTGCACAGAAACTGCACCATCGCCAACGTGGTGGCCAACTCTGCCGGCGCTGTGTCTGGCGTCCTGACCGTCCTTGGCCTGGCTCTGGCACCCATGACAGCAGGCATCAGTCTGGGACTCTCGGCCACTGGGTTAGGGCTGGGAGCGGCGgctgctgtgaccagtgtgtccACCAGCATTGTGGAACACATAAGCACGTCATCAGCAGAAACTGAAGCCAGTCGCCTTGTGCCAGTAGATACCAGTAAAGAGGAGGCGTTTGCAGAGGTTTTATGTAAGAGGACAACCCAGATCGTTTCCTCTACAAATAACTTCATCCAAGCCTTGAAAGGCATTGGGAAAAATGTTCGTGCCATCAAGCTGGCCAAAGTCAACCCTCGCTTAGCATCCCACGCTAAGCGCTTCATGACTGCGGGGCAAGTCTCCGCCCGAACCGGCAAGCAGGTGCAGAGAGCATTTGGAGGCACGGCTCTGGCAATGACCAAAAGCGCTCGGATCATGGGTGCAGCCACGGCAGGTGTTGCCCTCCTGTTTGATGTGGCCTTCCTGGTGAAAGAGGCAAAGCACTTGCATGAAGGGGCAAAGACAGAGTCAGCGGAAAGGATGAGGCAGCTGGCTGCGGAGCTGGAGAAGAAATTGGAAGAGCTCGTCCGGACCTATGAGAGTCTGTAG
- the LOC102172606 gene encoding apolipoprotein L3 isoform X2, translated as MSREQLELLLTEKEAWESFVAEADLSREEADALHRYLLELKTDLAKEDQDGPQQDQLDRKKFLEEFPRVKRELEESIAKLRELADKIDEVHRNCTIANVVANSAGAVSGVLTVLGLALAPMTAGISLGLSATGLGLGAAAAVTSVSTSIVEHISTSSAETEASRLVPVDTSKEEAFAEVLCKRTTQIVSSTNNFIQALKGIGKNVRAIKLAKVNPRLASHAKRFMTAGQVSARTGKQVQRAFGGTALAMTKSARIMGAATAGVALLFDVAFLVKEAKHLHEGAKTESAERMRQLAAELEKKLEELVRTYESL; from the exons ATGAGCAGAGAACAGCTGGAACTCCTGCTCACTGAAAAGGAGGCCTGGGAGAGTTTTGTGGCTGAGGCTGATTTGTCCAG GGAAGAGGCAGACGCACTACACAGATATCTGCTGGAGCTGAAAACAGACTTGGCAAAGGAGGACCAAGACGGGCCACAACAAGACCAGCTGGACAGGAAGAAGTTTTTGGAGGAATTTCCTCGGGTGAAACGGgagctggaggagagcatagcaaagCTCCGTGAGCTGGCAGACAAGATCGACGAGGTGCACAGAAACTGCACCATCGCCAACGTGGTGGCCAACTCTGCCGGCGCTGTGTCTGGCGTCCTGACCGTCCTTGGCCTGGCTCTGGCACCCATGACAGCAGGCATCAGTCTGGGACTCTCGGCCACTGGGTTAGGGCTGGGAGCGGCGgctgctgtgaccagtgtgtccACCAGCATTGTGGAACACATAAGCACGTCATCAGCAGAAACTGAAGCCAGTCGCCTTGTGCCAGTAGATACCAGTAAAGAGGAGGCGTTTGCAGAGGTTTTATGTAAGAGGACAACCCAGATCGTTTCCTCTACAAATAACTTCATCCAAGCCTTGAAAGGCATTGGGAAAAATGTTCGTGCCATCAAGCTGGCCAAAGTCAACCCTCGCTTAGCATCCCACGCTAAGCGCTTCATGACTGCGGGGCAAGTCTCCGCCCGAACCGGCAAGCAGGTGCAGAGAGCATTTGGAGGCACGGCTCTGGCAATGACCAAAAGCGCTCGGATCATGGGTGCAGCCACGGCAGGTGTTGCCCTCCTGTTTGATGTGGCCTTCCTGGTGAAAGAGGCAAAGCACTTGCATGAAGGGGCAAAGACAGAGTCAGCGGAAAGGATGAGGCAGCTGGCTGCGGAGCTGGAGAAGAAATTGGAAGAGCTCGTCCGGACCTATGAGAGTCTGTAG